One genomic region from bacterium encodes:
- a CDS encoding DUF721 domain-containing protein — MSRILEGALRQCGLSERMAERQVLLKWRDIVGGEIAAHSRAVDLADGVLVLEADHGAWRQEVSLLVPIIIEKFNALCGAGTVTGIRWRDAPQFGRRTPERKGR; from the coding sequence GTGTCCCGCATCCTCGAGGGTGCGCTGCGCCAGTGCGGTCTGTCCGAGCGCATGGCCGAGCGGCAGGTGCTGCTCAAATGGCGCGACATCGTGGGCGGCGAGATCGCGGCGCACTCGCGGGCGGTCGACCTGGCCGACGGGGTGCTCGTGCTCGAGGCCGACCACGGGGCATGGCGGCAGGAGGTCTCCCTGCTCGTGCCCATCATCATCGAGAAGTTCAACGCCCTGTGCGGCGCGGGCACGGTCACCGGGATCCGGTGGCGCGACGCCCCGCAGTTCGGGCGCCGGACGCCGGAACGCAAGGGCCGCTGA
- the gyrB gene encoding DNA topoisomerase (ATP-hydrolyzing) subunit B, translating into MSEDRKTSGNPGAKEYTAQGIQVLKGLEAVRKRPAMYIGDTSLRGLHHLVYEVVDNSIDEAMAGYCDRVQVIIGNGDTIKVIDNGRGIPVDMHKEEGKTALEVVLTSLHAGGKFDNDTYKVSGGLHGVGVSCVNALSEWLTAEVRRDGKVYYMEFARGQRQGELKVMGECPPDETGTIITFKPDHQIFPELVYNYETLRSRLRELAFLNRGVNISITDDRPEKPRTETFHYEGGIVEYVRWLNEGRSVICPEPIFFEGEKDGIQVEVAMDYNDGYSESLFTFANNINTHEGGSHLSGFRAGLTRTLNAYGNTSGLFKKDMKGLTGDDVREGLTAIIAVKIPDPQFEGQTKTKLGNTEVKGQVEALVNTYLAEYLNEHPREAKGIIGKCIAAAQGREAARKARDLTRRKSALDSASLPGKLADCSSRVPAECEIYLVEGDSAGGSAKQGRERRFQAILPLKGKILNVEKARLDKMLGNDEIKTIITALGTGVGTGIFDIEKLRYHKVIIMTDADVDGSHIRTLILTLFYRHFREVIERGHMYIAEPPLYRVKKGKTEIYAYSEVDRDRIVQQVGEKGVYIQRYKGLGEMNPDQLWETTMNPDSRTMTRVTIDDAAEADHIFTTLMGDEVEPRRRFIEENAGNIKLEDLDI; encoded by the coding sequence ATGAGCGAAGACAGGAAGACCAGCGGCAATCCCGGGGCGAAGGAGTACACGGCCCAGGGGATCCAGGTGCTCAAGGGCCTCGAGGCGGTGCGCAAGCGGCCCGCCATGTACATCGGCGACACGAGCCTGCGCGGCCTGCACCACCTGGTGTACGAGGTCGTCGACAACTCCATCGACGAGGCCATGGCCGGCTACTGCGACCGGGTGCAGGTGATCATCGGCAACGGCGACACCATCAAGGTGATCGACAACGGCCGCGGCATCCCCGTCGACATGCACAAGGAGGAGGGCAAGACCGCGCTCGAGGTCGTGCTCACCAGTCTGCACGCCGGCGGCAAGTTCGACAACGACACCTACAAGGTGTCCGGCGGCCTGCACGGCGTCGGCGTCAGCTGCGTGAACGCCCTCAGCGAGTGGCTCACGGCCGAGGTGCGCCGCGACGGCAAGGTCTACTACATGGAGTTCGCCCGCGGCCAGCGCCAGGGCGAGCTGAAGGTCATGGGCGAGTGCCCGCCCGACGAGACGGGCACCATCATCACCTTCAAGCCCGACCACCAGATCTTCCCCGAGCTGGTCTACAACTACGAGACCCTGCGCAGCCGCCTGCGCGAGCTCGCCTTCCTGAACCGCGGCGTGAACATCAGCATCACCGACGACCGCCCCGAGAAGCCCCGCACCGAGACCTTCCACTACGAAGGCGGCATCGTCGAGTACGTGCGCTGGCTGAACGAGGGACGCTCGGTCATCTGCCCGGAGCCCATCTTCTTCGAGGGGGAGAAGGACGGCATCCAGGTCGAGGTGGCCATGGACTACAACGACGGCTACAGCGAGTCGCTGTTCACCTTCGCCAACAACATCAACACCCACGAGGGCGGCAGCCACCTGAGCGGCTTCCGCGCCGGCCTGACGCGCACCCTGAACGCCTACGGCAACACCTCGGGCCTGTTCAAGAAGGACATGAAGGGCCTGACGGGCGACGACGTGCGCGAGGGCCTGACGGCGATCATCGCCGTGAAGATCCCCGATCCGCAGTTCGAGGGCCAGACCAAGACCAAGCTCGGCAACACCGAGGTCAAGGGCCAGGTCGAGGCCCTGGTGAACACCTACCTCGCCGAGTACCTGAACGAGCATCCCCGGGAAGCGAAGGGGATCATCGGCAAGTGCATCGCGGCGGCCCAGGGGCGCGAGGCGGCGCGCAAGGCCCGCGACCTGACGCGGCGCAAGTCGGCCCTCGACTCGGCCTCGCTGCCGGGCAAGCTGGCCGACTGCTCGAGCCGGGTGCCCGCCGAATGCGAGATCTACCTGGTCGAGGGCGACTCGGCCGGCGGTTCGGCCAAGCAGGGGCGCGAGCGGCGCTTCCAGGCGATCCTGCCGCTGAAGGGCAAGATCCTGAACGTGGAGAAGGCCCGCCTGGACAAGATGCTCGGCAACGACGAGATCAAGACCATCATCACGGCCCTGGGCACGGGCGTGGGCACCGGCATCTTCGACATCGAGAAACTGCGCTACCACAAGGTCATCATCATGACCGACGCCGACGTCGACGGCAGCCACATCCGCACGCTCATCCTGACGCTCTTCTACCGGCACTTCCGCGAGGTGATCGAGCGCGGCCACATGTACATCGCCGAACCGCCGCTGTACCGGGTCAAGAAGGGCAAGACCGAGATCTACGCCTACAGCGAGGTCGACCGCGACCGCATCGTGCAGCAGGTGGGCGAGAAGGGCGTGTACATCCAGCGCTACAAGGGTCTCGGTGAAATGAACCCCGACCAGCTCTGGGAAACGACCATGAACCCGGATTCACGCACCATGACCCGCGTCACCATCGACGACGCGGCCGAGGCCGACCACATCTTCACCACGCTGATGGGGGATGAGGTCGAGCCGCGGCGGCGCTTCATCGAGGAGAACGCGGGGAACATCAAGCTCGAGGATCTGGACATCTAG